ATTATGCGTAAAAAAATTATGTTCTTCCTCTTGTGTTGTGCAATGATTACCGGTAATGCGGCCCTGTACGCACAAAAGACATCTTTTTATCAAAGCCCGCTTATTACTTACCGCGATGCTATTGAATTATTTAATAAAGAAAAATTCGGAGCTGCACAGGAGAAATTTAAACAACTGCTCGGAATAAAATATTACCCTACCGAGATGCGAGCCAATGCCGCATATTACAATGCCATCTGCGGGCTGAAACTTTTCAATGCCGATGCCGAAAACCTTGCTATGGCTTTTATCAAAGCATATCCCGAGAATCCAAAAACCAACATCACTTATTTCCAACTGGCCGACTATTATTTTAAAAGCAAAAAATATGACGAAGCCCTGAAAGCTTACGAAAAAACCAACTCCGAGCAGCTTAGCGCCGAAAACCTTGCTGAATATAAATTTAAATCGGGCTATTGCTATTTCACACAACAGGATTATGACAAAGCCAAAAAAGCTTTCTTTGACATCATTGATAAGGAATCAAAATATTATGCCCCGGCCAACTATTATTTCGCCCACATCGCTTACACGGAAAAAAATTACGAAACTGCACTGAAATCCTTCCGCAAATTGCAAGCCGACGAAGCATACAGCAAAATCGCCCCTTTCTATATGATACAGATTTATTATTACCAGCAGAAGTATGACGAAGTTACTGCTCTTGCCCCTGCCCTGCTTGCCGATTCCAACAACCGGAGGTATCCCGAAATTTCACGCATAGCCGCCGAAGCATATTACCAGACAGAACGCTACAGTGAAGCTATCCCCTATCTTGAGAATTACCTGCAACGAAATACAACCCCCATGTCGCTACAGGATTATTACATGGCAGGTTTCACCTATTTTAAAACCGGCAATTATAACCAGGCTATTGATAATTTTAAAAAAATCAGCACCGCCGAAAACGACTCCCTGACTCAACTCACCTGTTACCACCTCGCTGAATGTTACCTTGCAACCGAACAGAAACAATTTGCCATAAATATGTTTTCGGCAGCTTATAAAATGGATTTCGACAAAGATGTACAGGAAAACGCCATGTTCAGCTATGCCAAGCTTTCCTACGAAACAGGGTACAACCCTTATAACGAATCCATTAATGTATTCAATGAGTATATTGATAAATACCCCAATTCCTCCAACCTTGATGAAGCTTACGAATACCTTTCAAATATTTACCTTTCGACAAAAAATTATAATTATGCTCTTGCCTCACTTGAAAAAATCAAAAAACGTGACTTAAAACTCAATACGGCTTACCAGAAAATAGCTTATCTGCGAGGCATTGAACTTTTCAATAATTCTGATTTCGGTCAGAGTATTGCACTGTTTAACAAATCTCTTAAGTATCCTGTGAACCAGAATCTTGAAATTCAATCTTACTTCTGGTCGGCAGAAGCATATTACCGTATGGAAAAATACGATTCTGCACTGATAAATTATCAGCTGCTGCAAAGCATACCGGGAGCATACGGCAACGAAGCTTACCTGAATTCATATTATGGGATGGGGTATTCTAATTTTAAAAACGCGATTACACATCCAGCCTTACCAATTTCAGAAAGTATGCCACCGAAGCAAAAAACGCTCCTCAAAAAACATTAAACGACACATACAACCGCTTAGGTGACGTCTATTTTATGAATCGGGATTTTGCCAGTGCCATAGAAAATTATAACAAAGGGATTGGAATAAAACTGGTTGACGCTGATTATGCCATGTACCAGAAAGCCCTTGCAGAAGGTGCTTTGGCAAAACTTGAAACAAAAGCAGCCTCATTGATTAGCATGATTGAAAACTACCCGAAATCGAACTACCGCGCTGCAGCTATTTTTGAGCTTGCTAATACTTATCAAAACATGAACAACAGCAACAAGGCCATTGATTATTACGATATGCTTTCACGCGAATACCCTAATTCGGGGTATGTAAGCCAATCCTTACTAAAAAAAGGAATGATTTATTACAACTCGGAAAAAGACGAACAAGCATTACAAGTTCTGAAAAAAGTTATCAGTGATTTCCCTGGGACACCGGAATCAAAAGAGGCGCTGGTCAGCATACGCAACATTTATGTTGACAAAGACCAGGTGGAAGATTTTTTTGTATATGTTAAAGGGTTGCCATTTAACAATGTTTCAGACTCAGAGCAGGATTCCATAACTTATATAGCTGTAATTAATCGCTACATGAAAAATGATTGCGTCAATGCTTCCAAAGGATTTAAAGATTATATAGAAAAATTTCCCAACGGAGCATATCTTATTGATGCACATTTTTATCTTGCAGAATGCCAGTACCGTTCAGGGGAAAGCAATGAAGCGCTCGAAAACTACAATTATGTTACGGCAAAACCCCGCACAAAATTTCTGGAAAAATCTTTACTTCATGCTGCTGAGATTAATTTCAGTAATAAAAAATATGAGGCGGCTCTCAGTAATTATATTGAACTCGAGAAATATGCTGAATACAAAGAGAACATCACGCTGGCTATGGCTGGGCAAATGCGCTGCAACTACCTGCTTGAATTATATGGCTCGGCCATAGAAGCGGCACAAAGGCTTCAAAACACCGATAAACTGACAAATGAAATGGAAGTTGAATCACACATGATAATTGGAAAGTCTGCAATGACCATGAATAATTATTCTCTGGCTCATGCCGAATTTAATGCCGTAACAAAAATCACAAACAGTGAATCCTGTGCCGAAGCCAAATATAATATTGCCTATATTTTTTACCTTCAGGATAATACTGTGGAATCGGAAAAAGCAGCTTTTGACCTGATAAACCAGGTACCCTCTTACGATTACTGGGTAGCAAAAGCTTTTATTCTTCTTGCCGACAATTATGTAAAAACCGGCAATGGGCATCAGGCAAAATATACCCTGAAAAGCATTATTGATAATTACGAAGGAGCCGACCTGGTTGCCATAGCACAAGGCAAACTTAATGAGATTCTTGAAGCAGAGAAAGCTGAGGAACAACAAAAAGCTGAAGAATTGCTGAAAGAAAATGAACTCCAGATTCCTGACATGGACATTAAATAATTTTGTAATCATGAAAAATAATATAAATTACCGCATTATGAAAACAACACGATACATCCTTGGATTTACGGCATTTTTCATATTGTTTTATCATCAACTATCCGGGCAAATAAAACCTTACGCTGAAAATGTGACGGTGATAGCTCCATATCAGCCTACCATCTCTGATGCAAATAAATTAAACACTCAACCAGTATTTACCGACACAGTGATTACCATGCCGAAACTGGAATATCCCATGCTATTCCGTAAATACAAAACTCAGTTTGCTGCGGAGCCAATTAAAGCAGCACGTGTTGGAGAACCATCCCTAACTAAACTTTATAAATTTCTTCTGAAAGCAGGGTTTGGAAGCTATACTTCCCCATATGGCGAATTTTTTGTAAACAATACATATTCCCGCTCCTATGCTGTTGGTGGACATTTGAAACATCACTCCTATTTTGGGAAAATTCAAGGATGGGCTTACCCCGGTAATAATGAAAACCTTGCAGAATTTTACGGAAAAAAGTTTTTTAAAAATACTGTGATAGGAGGCGATATTTCTTATAAAAGAAATGTCTGGCATTATTACGGCTTCAAACCCGGCGAACTCTCCGTCCAGCCTCTTGACAGAGATTTGTATAAACAACGCTTCAACCTTATCACAGCAGGAGTTTATTTCAACAGCATGCATCACCCCGATTCCCTGAAACTTAATTATTCAACAGCGCTAAAATATTATTACCTGAACGACTTTTATAGTGTCTCAGAAAACGGCCTTGAGTTTAGTGGCGACATTCACAAAGACCTGCACTTATTTAAATTCACAAGCTCCCAGTTACTGGGGATGCAGGCCAAAATCAACTATTATTTCAATGAAGACAGCCTCCGGCAGTACAATGCCGGCATTATTTCGCTAACCCCATACATAAGAACAACTTTTAAAGGGTTCAACTTCAACCTGGGCGTTGACATCTCTGTGTCTGCCGACAGCCTGGCGTCTTTTCATTTTTATCCTATTGCCGATGTCCAGTTTAACATAGTAAAAAATATCCTGATAGTTTTTGCAGGGATAAAAGGAAATCTGGAAGAAAACACCTATCTGAGTTTTACGAACGAAAACCCATACATCAATCCTCAGATACCTTTGTCATACACCAGCCATGTGTATAATATTTTCGGCGGCATCAAAAGTGAAATAAGCCGTACCCTGAATTTCTCCGCTGCTGTATCTTACGAAAGAATAAAAAATATGCCCATGTATGTGAACGACACCAGCCTCGTTTTCAACAACAGGTTTGTAATAATTTACGATAATGCCAAACTCCTTAATGTCAAAGGAGAACTTGCTTATCAAAAAGATGAAAAGTTTAAACTTCTCGTTGGAGGCAACTTCTATAATTACATCATGGATAACGAGGACCGGGCATGGCATAAGCCCATTTTTGATGCTTACGCAGATTTTTGCTATAACATCCGTGATAAGTTTATTATTCAGGCAGGAATTACGGGACGTTCAAATGTATATGCCAAAACATTTGCCGGAAGAAACCCCGTGAAGAAAAAACTCAGCGGGTATGCCGACTTAAATTTAGGTTTTGAATACCGGTATTCGAAAATATTATCAGCCTGGATAAACTTTAATAATGTCACCAACATGTCGAAAAAAATAAAATATTATCAGTGGAATAACTATCCACTTTATGGCTTTAATCTCATGGCAGGCATTTCATATGCATTTTGAAACAAATAGTAAAAAAACTAATCTCATTGCATATAAATATTTTAATTTGTAAATGTATGAAAATTAGTTATTACTAAAGCCCGCGGACGTGAAAAGAAGCAATACATATGTCTAACCTTATTTTCTTTACGTTGTTTTAATCTATTTTTTGTAAAGGATTCTGAAAAATCATTATTGATTTCGTAAATGGAATTTATTTGCATTATTTCAGAAAAAAAAGTAGTTTTGTTTTATTGAATTAAGCCATATGAAAAAATTACTTGCTTTTTCCAGCTTGTTATTTATACCCTTGTTACTGGCAGCACAAATGCCCGATACACTTCGGCGCGCCAGTGGTTTTTATATCAGCCCGGCGCTTACTGGCTTTTATTTTTCGGAAGAAAACACACAACCTACCCCCGGCTTTGGGCTGAATGCGGGTTACCGTTATATGAACAAATGGAAAAACGGGCTTTTTATTGAAAGCGGTATTGGCATCAGCTGGCTGACAGCTAATTATGCCGAACAAATAAGCACAGTAAACACTATGGGCAGGGATTGGACATACAGTACACTAAGAAAAGGAAACCAGCTTTATGTAAGTTGCCCTTTTCTTTTCGGGTACAGAACTACCAGAGGTAAAGTGCGTTTTCAGGGGAGCGCAGGAATTTCTTTCAACATAAAATACAGCGATTTTGAAAAAGTTACTATCAGTGGTGACTACCCTTTTGGGATTCCCGGAACAAAAAATTCCGGCGACGAACTTACTTTTGGCACCAGTTTCAGCGCTATTGTCAGGGCAGGTATCAGTGTCCCTCTTCGTGAAAGACTTTGCATTGAGTTTTTGCCGGCATTCAGATATAACTTTTTCAGCACAAAACTTGAAAGTTTAAATTTTCTGGAAAGCACCACCACCCAATTCCAAAATTGGTCAGCAGGGCTTGATATAAGCCTGATTTGGTCACTGGACAACACCAAACCCCAAACACTGGAAGAAAAAAGAAAAAATAAAGAAACTGAGCCAGATTATACCTATCAATATAACACCGAAAAAATGACTGTACAGATTAAAGATAAGAAAAAACCAAAATGGTATAACAATTATTTTTATTTCGAAGCACTTGGCAGCGGGCTCTCCTATTCATTCAATTATGAACGTACGCTATTCAGGAATGATATGGTTGGCATACAAGCCAGAGTAGGTTACAGTTTTATTTCCAAAATATACGCTTTTCCGGTTGGATTCAATATTACTTTGGGCCATGCAACGCAAAAATTCGAGGCAGGCATTTACTCTACCTTTGAGAGCCTCTTACTCGAGGAGTTTAATGTGAATATTGTTCCTCAACTGGCTTACCGCCTTGAAACCAAAGAAAATTTCTTTTTAAGGCTGGCTGTGATGTCGCATATAGTAACTAAAACAGGAGAATGGCTGCCGGGAATTGGGATTGCTGTGGGAGGATGTTTTTGACAGTTAGCAGTTATCAGTTAACAGTTAGCAGTTTATATCGGGAAGAAGAGTTTTATGCTTAAATAAATAAACAACAGCGATATCAGAAAGAATATTATTGCCCAAAACATGGCAGGTATGCGGGTGATTTGGGCCAATATGGCAGCGTCACCGGCTGATTTAGATTTGCGAAAAGCCAATGTTATAAGTTCTACAGAAGAATACAACGCCTCAAACAGCATAATTCCGGTAATAAATGCACAAAAAATATATCTCATCATATCATCGCCGTAAAACTTCACTATCAGCACAAGCATTACAAACACTACAAGCCATATCAGCCCGAAAGTATTCCTTACAAGAAAAGTAAGGTTGAGCAAAGAAACCGTTGCAAGCGAATACAGCACCACGGAATATTGCCCTTTGCTGATAAAATAAAACATCAGCCAGGCAAAAGCCGAACCAACGGGATAGCCGGCAAAGGCTACCATAAAAAATCTGAATTTCCCCTTTGTTTTTGTTGTTGCTGTACCTGCACGGTTGCTGAATAACTCCACTTCATAAACTTCTCCCCTCATCAGTAATGCCATCAGGGCATGACCGCTCTCGTGTATCAGGGTGTTGACCACCCTCAGGTATTTTCCCAGATAAGGAATGCGGTTAAAGAGCAATACAACCAACGGCAGGGCATATAAGATATATTCTTTTTTCAAGCCGAATGTTTTGGCAAAGGAAATGAATATTTGCTTTTTATCTATGCTTTTTCCTGAAAAAATTTAAGTACACAGAAATTGCAAATGATACAAAAAAGATAATTAAAGTTATGACTTCTGCCAGGGTTTCGCCGGTGTCAATTCCACTGATACGCAAAATAACATACCGGATATAAGAATAAGGTAAGTTTGTGTTCCCAAGTTTCTCAAGCACTTGCCAGTGCCATTCGGTGAGCGGACAGAAACCTATGCCATAAAATATACCCAGCAAAAACCAGGAGAAAGCAGTAAGAGATAGTGTTATGAAATTAGCCAGGCGTGTTTTTTCCCATACCCAGCCGAAAATATTGAAAAGTGTAAAAACCGTATGAAATATCAGAAAAAAATAATCGAGAAAATGATACCAGAACATTAAAATAGAATTTACTATGTGAAATTAATACAAAATAATGATATATTTAGAAAAATAACTTTCAAAATACTTTAAACCACTTATCTGCGTTAAAATATTTTCTTAACAAAAGTGTTAATAACTTCCTTAAATAAATGTGTAAATTTTTAACCATTTTTTGGGAAAAAGATCGTATCTTTGTTTAGTTTAGAACTTTATATAAGTAATTGATTATGAGCGAAAAAGAAAAAGTGAACGGCACTAATAATGCTATTGAAAACACAAATTATGACGCTGACAGCATAAAAGTGCTTGAAGGGCTTGAGGCTGTAAGGAAACGCCCTGCCATGTATATTGGCGACACCGGAACAAGGGGTTTGCACCACCTTGTGGTAGAAGTTGTTGATAACTCCATTGACGAAGCACTTGCCGGTTATTGTAATAATATTGAGGTAAAAATCAACCCGGATAATTCCATCACCGTGGAAGATAATGGCCGCGGTATTCCCACAGGTATGCACGAACAGGAACAACGTTCCGCCCTGGAAGTTGTCATGACAGTTTTGCATGCGGGGGGAAAATTTGATAAAAACTCCTACAAAGTCTCCGGAGGGCTTCATGGCGTGGGTGTATCATGCGTCAATGCTCTTTCGTCAGAAATGAAAGTTACGGTTTATCGCGAAGGGAAAATATTTGAACAGGAATATAGTTGCGGGAACCCTATTTACCCTGTGCGGGTAGCAGGCGAATCGGATAAAACAGGTACCAGTATCACATTTAAACCTGACAAATCTATTTTTTATATCACAGAATATAATTATGAGTTGTTGTCATCACGCCTTCGTGAACTGGCATACCTGAATAAAAAAGTAAAACTTGTGCTTACTGATTTGCGCGAACACGAAGAAAACGGCAACGGAAAACATCACGATGAGTTTTACTCTGAAAACGGGCTAAAAGACTTTATTGAATACCTCGATGCTACCCGTGAAAAACTCATGCCCGACCCTATTTGCATTGATGGCGAAAAAAATGACATCCCCATTGATATTGCTATGCAATACAATTCATCCTTTGCCGAAAATATACATTCATACGTTAATAATATAAACACCCATGAAGGCGGTACTCACCTTGCTGGTTTCAGAAGGGCGCTTACAAGAACGTTGAAAACTTATGCCGAGAAGACAGGCATGTTGGCAAAACTGAAATTCGATATCAACGGCGACGATTTCCGCGAAGGGCTCACGGCTATTATTTCAGTTAATGTTCTGGAGCCTCAGTTCGAAGGGCAGACGAAAACCAAACTTGGTAACAACGAAGTGATGGGGGCAGTGGACCAACTTGTCAGCGAATTGCTGACATATTATCTGGAAGAACACCCGAAAGAAGCCCGCACTATTGTCAATAAAGTGATTTTGGCTGCAACTGCGCGCCATGCAGCACGTAAAGCCCGGGAGTTGGTACAACGAAAAAATGTCCTTTCCGGCTCAGGGTTACCCGGCAAACTTGCAGATTGCAGCGAAAAAGACTCTGCCCTGTGTGAAATTTTTCTTGTAGAGGGCGACTCCGCAGGAGGCACCGCCAAACAGGGCCGTGACAGAAAAACACAAGCCATACTGCCGCTTAGGGGAAAAATACTCAATGTAGAAAAGGCCATGCCTTACAAAATATTTGAATCAGAAGAAATAAAAAATATCTTTACAGCTCTGGGAATCACAATAGGAACGGCAGAAGACAGCAAAGAACTCAACCTTGACAAGCTTCGTTATCATAAAATCGTCATCATGACAGATGCTGACGTGGACGGAAGCCATATCGCCACCCTGATACTCACTTTCTTCTTCCGTTATATGAAAGAATTGATTGAACGAGGCCATGTTTACATTGCTACTCCCCCGCTATACCTGATAAAAAAAGGCAACGAGCAACACTACTGCTGGACAGAAGAACAGCGTGAACAAGTTGTGGCTGAGTTTTCTAAAACAGGAAAAGAATCCAGCATCCACATACAACGATACAAAGGTTTGGGAGAAATGAACTCAGAACAGCTTTGGGAAACCACCATGAACCCTGAAAAACGTATGCTCAGGCAGGTAAACATTGTGAATGGCACAGAAGCCGACCGGATTTTCAGTATGTTGATGGGCGATGAAGTACCCCCGAGAAGAGAATTTATAGAAAAAAATGCAAAATACGCAAGAATTGATGTTTAATCTCTTGCACATTTTTCACCACATAGACACATAAGGGCACATAGAAATATTAAGAAAGCATGAACATTGTTGTTACCGGCGCTGGAAAAGGAATAGGACTTGAGCTGTGTAAAAAATTCCTTCAGCAGGAGAGCAATAAGGTTATTGCAATATCAAGAAATATTGAAAACCTTAAAGAACTTCAGGAAAAATATATAAACTTATGCCCAGTTTCTTTTGACCTCACAAATGAAGTGTACACTCCTATTATTGAAAAACTCAGCTTCTTTGAAGAGAAAAAAACAGATATTCTTATAAATAACGCGGGTTTGCTGATAAAAAAACCCTTTGATAAATTGAGCAGGGCAGATAACAACAAGATGTTTGCTGTGAATTTTCATGCCCCTTTCCAAATGATACAAACCCTCCTACCCTTTATTTCTGATAATGCACATATAGTAAACATCAGCAGCATGGGTGGTTTTCAGGGGAGTGAAAAGTTCCAGGGATTGACGGGCTACAGCGCCTCCAAAGCAGCCCTGGCCATACTGACAGAATGCCTTGCTGCCGAGCTAAAAGAAAAAAAAATCAGCATTAACTGCCTATGTCTTGGTTCGGTAAAGACAGAGATGCTCCAGAAAGCCTTTCCCGGATATAATG
The sequence above is a segment of the Bacteroidales bacterium genome. Coding sequences within it:
- a CDS encoding tetratricopeptide repeat protein gives rise to the protein MRKKIMFFLLCCAMITGNAALYAQKTSFYQSPLITYRDAIELFNKEKFGAAQEKFKQLLGIKYYPTEMRANAAYYNAICGLKLFNADAENLAMAFIKAYPENPKTNITYFQLADYYFKSKKYDEALKAYEKTNSEQLSAENLAEYKFKSGYCYFTQQDYDKAKKAFFDIIDKESKYYAPANYYFAHIAYTEKNYETALKSFRKLQADEAYSKIAPFYMIQIYYYQQKYDEVTALAPALLADSNNRRYPEISRIAAEAYYQTERYSEAIPYLENYLQRNTTPMSLQDYYMAGFTYFKTGNYNQAIDNFKKISTAENDSLTQLTCYHLAECYLATEQKQFAINMFSAAYKMDFDKDVQENAMFSYAKLSYETGYNPYNESINVFNEYIDKYPNSSNLDEAYEYLSNIYLSTKNYNYALASLEKIKKRDLKLNTAYQKIAYLRGIELFNNSDFGQSIALFNKSLKYPVNQNLEIQSYFWSAEAYYRMEKYDSALINYQLLQSIPGAYGNEAYLNSYYGMGYSNFKNAITHPALPISESMPPKQKTLLKKH
- a CDS encoding tetratricopeptide repeat protein; protein product: MNRDFASAIENYNKGIGIKLVDADYAMYQKALAEGALAKLETKAASLISMIENYPKSNYRAAAIFELANTYQNMNNSNKAIDYYDMLSREYPNSGYVSQSLLKKGMIYYNSEKDEQALQVLKKVISDFPGTPESKEALVSIRNIYVDKDQVEDFFVYVKGLPFNNVSDSEQDSITYIAVINRYMKNDCVNASKGFKDYIEKFPNGAYLIDAHFYLAECQYRSGESNEALENYNYVTAKPRTKFLEKSLLHAAEINFSNKKYEAALSNYIELEKYAEYKENITLAMAGQMRCNYLLELYGSAIEAAQRLQNTDKLTNEMEVESHMIIGKSAMTMNNYSLAHAEFNAVTKITNSESCAEAKYNIAYIFYLQDNTVESEKAAFDLINQVPSYDYWVAKAFILLADNYVKTGNGHQAKYTLKSIIDNYEGADLVAIAQGKLNEILEAEKAEEQQKAEELLKENELQIPDMDIK
- a CDS encoding M50 family metallopeptidase, with translation MKKEYILYALPLVVLLFNRIPYLGKYLRVVNTLIHESGHALMALLMRGEVYEVELFSNRAGTATTKTKGKFRFFMVAFAGYPVGSAFAWLMFYFISKGQYSVVLYSLATVSLLNLTFLVRNTFGLIWLVVFVMLVLIVKFYGDDMMRYIFCAFITGIMLFEALYSSVELITLAFRKSKSAGDAAILAQITRIPAMFWAIIFFLISLLFIYLSIKLFFPI
- a CDS encoding DUF2784 domain-containing protein; protein product: MFWYHFLDYFFLIFHTVFTLFNIFGWVWEKTRLANFITLSLTAFSWFLLGIFYGIGFCPLTEWHWQVLEKLGNTNLPYSYIRYVILRISGIDTGETLAEVITLIIFFVSFAISVYLNFFRKKHR
- the gyrB gene encoding DNA topoisomerase (ATP-hydrolyzing) subunit B — encoded protein: MSEKEKVNGTNNAIENTNYDADSIKVLEGLEAVRKRPAMYIGDTGTRGLHHLVVEVVDNSIDEALAGYCNNIEVKINPDNSITVEDNGRGIPTGMHEQEQRSALEVVMTVLHAGGKFDKNSYKVSGGLHGVGVSCVNALSSEMKVTVYREGKIFEQEYSCGNPIYPVRVAGESDKTGTSITFKPDKSIFYITEYNYELLSSRLRELAYLNKKVKLVLTDLREHEENGNGKHHDEFYSENGLKDFIEYLDATREKLMPDPICIDGEKNDIPIDIAMQYNSSFAENIHSYVNNINTHEGGTHLAGFRRALTRTLKTYAEKTGMLAKLKFDINGDDFREGLTAIISVNVLEPQFEGQTKTKLGNNEVMGAVDQLVSELLTYYLEEHPKEARTIVNKVILAATARHAARKARELVQRKNVLSGSGLPGKLADCSEKDSALCEIFLVEGDSAGGTAKQGRDRKTQAILPLRGKILNVEKAMPYKIFESEEIKNIFTALGITIGTAEDSKELNLDKLRYHKIVIMTDADVDGSHIATLILTFFFRYMKELIERGHVYIATPPLYLIKKGNEQHYCWTEEQREQVVAEFSKTGKESSIHIQRYKGLGEMNSEQLWETTMNPEKRMLRQVNIVNGTEADRIFSMLMGDEVPPRREFIEKNAKYARIDV
- a CDS encoding SDR family oxidoreductase, which encodes MNIVVTGAGKGIGLELCKKFLQQESNKVIAISRNIENLKELQEKYINLCPVSFDLTNEVYTPIIEKLSFFEEKKTDILINNAGLLIKKPFDKLSRADNNKMFAVNFHAPFQMIQTLLPFISDNAHIVNISSMGGFQGSEKFQGLTGYSASKAALAILTECLAAELKEKKISINCLCLGSVKTEMLQKAFPGYNAAVNATQMADFIADFACKAHRHMNGKIIPVSLSTP